A single window of Streptomyces sp. NBC_00464 DNA harbors:
- a CDS encoding ABC transporter ATP-binding protein has product MAIINKTAEVPSARSGDDYVGPLLDVRDLHVEFHTRDGVAKAVNGVNYSVNAGETLAVLGESGSGKSVTAQAIMGILDMPPGKIPQGEILFRGQDMLKMSYEERRKIRGQKIAMIFQDALSSLNPVLTVGYQLGEMFRVHQGLSKKEARAKAIELMDQVKIPAAAARVSDYPHQFSGGMRQRIMIAMALALEPDLIIADEPTTALDVTVQAQVMDLLAELQREYNMGLILITHDLGVVADVADKIAVMYAGRIVETAPVHEIYKRPAHPYTKGLLESIPRLDQKGQELFAIKGLPPNLLHVPSGCAFNPRCTMAQDICRTDIPALTPVTEQDGAELVGRGSACHFWKETIHG; this is encoded by the coding sequence GTGGCCATCATCAACAAGACCGCAGAAGTCCCGTCCGCACGCTCGGGTGACGACTATGTCGGCCCCCTGCTCGATGTCCGTGATCTGCACGTGGAGTTCCACACCCGCGACGGTGTGGCCAAGGCGGTCAACGGTGTCAACTACAGCGTGAACGCCGGGGAGACGCTCGCCGTTCTCGGTGAGTCCGGCTCCGGCAAGTCCGTGACGGCGCAGGCCATCATGGGCATCCTCGACATGCCGCCGGGCAAGATCCCGCAGGGCGAGATCCTGTTCCGCGGCCAGGACATGCTCAAGATGTCCTACGAGGAGCGCCGGAAGATCCGCGGCCAGAAGATCGCGATGATCTTCCAGGACGCGCTCTCCTCGCTGAACCCGGTCCTCACCGTCGGCTACCAGCTCGGCGAGATGTTCCGGGTCCACCAGGGCCTGTCCAAGAAGGAAGCCAGGGCCAAGGCCATCGAGCTGATGGACCAGGTCAAGATCCCGGCCGCCGCGGCCCGGGTCTCGGACTACCCGCACCAGTTCTCCGGCGGTATGCGCCAGCGCATCATGATCGCCATGGCACTGGCGCTGGAGCCGGACCTGATCATCGCGGACGAGCCGACCACCGCGCTCGACGTGACCGTCCAGGCCCAGGTGATGGACCTGCTCGCGGAGCTCCAGCGCGAGTACAACATGGGCCTGATCCTGATCACGCACGACCTCGGTGTCGTCGCGGACGTCGCCGACAAGATCGCCGTGATGTACGCGGGCCGGATCGTCGAGACCGCTCCGGTGCACGAGATCTACAAGCGCCCGGCGCACCCGTACACCAAGGGTCTGCTGGAGTCGATCCCGCGCCTGGACCAGAAGGGCCAGGAGCTCTTCGCGATCAAGGGCCTGCCGCCCAACCTGCTCCACGTGCCGTCGGGTTGTGCCTTCAACCCGCGCTGCACCATGGCGCAGGACATCTGCCGTACGGACATCCCGGCTCTGACCCCGGTGACCGAGCAGGACGGCGCCGAGCTGGTCGGACGCGGCAGCGCCTGCCACTTCTGGAAGGAGACGATCCATGGCTGA